CCATTATAAGAAGTTTTTTCTCTTAACGTTACACtcttataaattatttaagGAATATTAAGCATGTTGCCAACTCTATTGGCTTCACTTAGAGTTCATCgaaattgtggcattgatgaTTATGCCACATTTCAAGAGGGAAAATAGAACGCCTCATTAAGAAAGAAAATACTTCATTATGTGAGACATACCCCATGAATAAATTTATTACTTATGCATACCTTATGGAAGTATTATAGTCATATCACTGAGTTTGTAGAAATGTGGATTCTAGTGAGAGCTATGAGGTAGGGAAAACTATACTTGAGGACAATCAGGCTTATATTCTAATACCGAAAGTCCGAGAGATTAGCAATCCTTTGTCTCCAAAAAGTTTGTCCTCCAGTTAATTCTAGAGTTTATGGATAATGTGAGTCTCACATAAAGATACATTAAGTTTTAACATTAAGACTACATTAAGATCAATGGGAGTAAATTAGCTATTTATATAGATGATATCTTGTTGACTATCAGCAATAGAGATATTAATGTTTAAGACTCAAATATTTCTTTTCACTTCTGTGTATTAAGATTGTCTTGGTGTTGCCTCTCATGTTTTGACTATTAAGATTCATCAAGATATGTCCAATATTAAAGGAGTTTAGTCTGATTATTGAGGACgataaaagtttttttttacgaTACCGCTGTCATGAATATTATGAATACTTAAGTTTATATGCGTCCTCATTAATGTTGGTAACCGAAAAACTTGGCAGATATTGATCTAGGATTGAACCACTGGAAAACTACTAAAGACAGCTCTGCGTTATACGCAGGGTGCTAATGGTTACATGCTCACATATTAAAAATCTCACAAAGATATATGTTATTTAGACGCTTGTGCAAGGTGTTTGACATTAAGAAATCCGCATCAAATTAAATCTTCACCCTTGCAGTAGGAGCCATATTGCGGAATGATCTAACCAATTTTTTTAAGGTACCATTAATGATACAAGCTGACTTGTAGCACATTATAAAGCTATTGGATAATAAGAAATCCACATTAGACTGTTGTGGtataagaataagaaaaaaaattcttgacTTAAGATTCTATCCCAGAATTTATTATATTAGAGTGCGATTTTGCTTCGAGTAACAACTTGTCAAGTGTGCAAGTGTGCTACCAAACACATGATATTATGAAAGACATAGTCCATAATCAAATTATTGATATTCAGCCTATAAGAGTTAAGTATTATATTCAACATATAAGTATTAGGTTTCATGTTTAGATTAATGATTCTCTGCTAAAGGTTTATCTCAAAATTAGTTTCGACATAAGATTTTAGGACAAATTAAAATCTCAAAATTTGATTATCAAAACTACGAAGTTTGTTTTCACCCTTTCATTTTGCACATGAtgagaaatgaaaaataaacTGCATAAAGAACCATAAATATATAAGCCATCTCCTAAGTAAGTGTAAGTGACTATCCAATCGAGATGGAGTAGTACACTATATATGCTGAGGTTTCAGTGGTGTCTTATTAACTACTGCAACGCAGTATCTTAGTGTACTGTTCTATTGAGAGTAGAGCTTATGTTATTAGCCTTCCAATCAAGTAGGAGAATATTAGAAAAGTGATCTTGGCTAACAACTTTGATTGAGATTTTAGGAGCTTGACCCACACCACGCCTATGATCGGTTGGCGTTAACCAACATTTTGACTTGGTCTCAAGCCACCCTGAGATATAAGATAGAGTCACCTACTAACTCACAAGAGTGAAAGCGATAAGCACTACACCCTAATCCTACCGATCTATGAGAGCTTGGACAATGACTTAAAGATCGACAACCTCCATTACAGAACCTCTACGATGCCAGTGCCAAGAGGAGCTCGGAATCCATAAGTCTACACCGACATCACAACTACATCGACCTTCGCCATCAACGCGCGTGCGTGATCAGAATCCATGAGCCTACACCGACATCACAACTACATCGACCTTCTCCATCAATGCGCCTGCATCACGCAGGCACAGGGTCATCAGCGGCCTAAGAGGCACCTCCTAATCTGGCCAATGATGATTTACTTATGAAATTAGATGTTCATGTTCATTAGGCTAGAAGATCCTACGAGATCAATGAAGTCTTAGACATAAGTTACCAATGATCTTTGCAGGAGCATTCACCATTTACAAAATGATGGTAGCGGTTAACATCTCTTATGATGATTTCACGCTGCACAATCTGTGAAATCAACTTGATGACAACATGACAGTCCTCACAAACACGAAGATTTTTTGTCACGAGAAGCTTTGTCCCAGGAGGTGTACTAATGAGCCCAAATGCAATGGCCAGCCTCTCACTGTGACTCCTTACCATGTTCctcttttcatcatcttccaCATTGTGGAAAACTGGCCTGGTGTCAGGCACATAGCCCGCTTGACTCATCAGACCTTCCAATCTCTCCAACTCTGCATATATTTCACCCGATCTAGGATGAGAAGCATCCCCAACAAGAAACCCATGAGATTTCCCTTTCAATTCGATCCAGCTGCAAGCAGTAATCTTTTTCAGGCCTCTATTGGTCATCAGCTTCCTCACCGTTGCAGCTTCTTCCCATTTCCCAGACTGAGCATAGATATTTGATAGAAGCACATAATTACCAGCATCTTCAGGCTCCATCTCAATCAACTTCTGCAAGGCTAATTCACCTAGTTCAACATTTTTGTGGATCTTACAACCATTAAGCAGTGCACCCCATATCCCTGAATCTGGTTCTACTGACATCCCTTTAATAAGATCATAAGCTTCTTTGAACCTACCAGAGTGACCAAGAACATCTACAAGGCAAGTGTAATGCTGCACTGTTGGCTTAATGGAATACACATTCACCATCAAATCGAAGaattcttttgcttcttctACCATCCCTCCATGGTTACAAGCAGATAGGACCCCAACAAAAGTGATATTATCAGGCATCACTTCAGCCTCACTCCTCATTTTGCTAAGCAGTCCAAGCGCTTTGTCGGCGTGGCCATGCATCCCGTATCCGCAGATCATGGCATTCCAAGAAACAAGTTCCCTATGCATGAGTTGCTCAAAGAGAACACGAGCCATCCTAACCAAACCGCTCTTGGCATACATGTCAAGAAGGGACGTTTTCAGCTTGTCATGTAACCCGAACCCTCTCCTCCAGCCATACCCATGCAGCTCCCTCCCTCTAGGCAGGGCAGCCGCATCAGCTGCAGCTGAAACCGCGCTCACCAGCGTAGCGATCGTCGGCCCAACACCTTCAGCTGCCATGTCACGGCACAGAGAGAGCGCCTCCATGGGTCGCCCGTTCTGCCCACACGCGGTGATCATTGAGTTCCACACCACAGCGTCTCTCACCGCGGTCCCATCGAACACGGCCCGAGCCTCGTCAACACACCCGCACTTGGCGTACATGTCGACGAGCCCCGCGCGCACGAACACGTCCGCCGCCCACCGCGTGCGCGCGACGCGCTGGTGCACCTCCCGCCCGGTGCCCAGGTCCAGGAGCGCGGCGCACGCCTTGAGCACCGGCGGGTACGTGAAGTTGTCCGGCTCCACGCCGCCGTGGGCCAGCATCGCGCGGTACAGCTGGAGGGCCGCCTCGCGGGGCCCCTCTCGCGCGTACGCCCGGATGAGCACGTTCCACAGGAACACGTTCTCCTTGGGCATTCCGTCGAACAGGCTGCGCGCGTGTGACACATGGCCGCAGGACGCGTAGAGGTCCACGAGCCTGGTGGATAGGGCCGCGTCGAGGCTGAGGCCGGACACGATGAGCCTGGCGTGGAGCTGCCGGCCGGGCCGGACGGCTCGGGCAGCGACGCAGGATCGGAGGGTGGCGGCGTAGTAGTCGCACGAAGGCCGCGTGGAGAAGAGATGGGGGGCGCCGCTTGGAGGTGCAGACGGTGCTCCGATGGCGGCGGGCGGGAGAGGGGTGGTCGTGTGCAGCGAAGAGGGGAGTAGGCGTTGGAGGCGGGCTGGAGACGCCGGGGTTGTTGATTTTGAGAGGACGGAGGGGAGCATCGTCTGGCCGAGCAAACGCTGCACTCTCCTCCACCCAACAGCTCCCCCTTCAATAACAACCAtcgattcttttttttaagggtACTACGCGCTCACGGCCTATTAGCTCTGGATTTCTGTGGAAGCTGCTGTAGAGGAGGTTGCACTTTTATAAAAGCCCTTTAGGGATTTACTACATACACTAGAGTGGTAGCGCGCCGTTGCCGCGCACGTCTGATGGCCAACGATGCAAGCGTGTTGTGGTAttggaaaaaaattattcagtatTTAGGGAAAAAAAAGTTATAGATAAGAAAAATACTTTGTCTGGCTTCTAATCAAAGTAGTCAAACTTCCAACTGGCAAGGCTTTTCAACTCTTGTTGCTTATCTCTTATGGCATATATGCATtggtaaataaaaaacttatgaAGCTTAAAGTGGCATATATGCATTGGTAAGAAGATATCAGATGGCCTACTATGAATTTGAAATCTGTAGATATTTGTTGTTTCATATGATCATAGGAGCAGTATTATAACATaagaaactatataaaaaagttTGGGTGCGGGATATTCATTGTTTGATGTGTTTTTGTGTAAAGGAGCTAACACAATAGGAAAAATAAAGATCACAGCAGCACCGACTCAAACCATAGATAGCTACAATTGCTGGTATTCGGTCATTGCAGTGATAAAAAAACTGAACAATAACATGTTGGTAAGCACATAAAGGCCATTATCTCAGAAGTATGTAAGAATCTGCAGTATTAGCAAACTATAAAAAATGATGttaagtgaaaaaaaatgaaatcatATACTGTCCAAGGGGAAATCCTATTTAGTTAAACTTTAAAAGCATTGAAAGTAATACAGCTGAACAGAAGCATATGGAGAATACCCCAAAAGCATAAATTTAAGACAGCTGAACAGAAATGGAATCAAATATGATCTATAAAAATAAACTCAAACAgggagaaaataaataaaagagatGAGCTTGATCCAAGAAACAATATCTAAGGTTCTCCCATATGCCTTATAAAAGATGCCCAATCACAGAGTTGTCAATAAATTAACGGGTTAAATGAAATTAGCTTCAATTCGGGATACCTCCGTAGAGCAATCATATAATGGAGTGTAGTGCAGTTTATTATctgaaatgaaaaagaaaaaaaatccgagGTTTCATAGGTATAGAAGTAGAATCATAAAGCAAATTGATAAGCTATAGAAAATATATCACTTCTGTGCATTGAGATGAATTTATCCTTGTCGCATTATAACCAAAGGCGAAATATCTTCATAAACGGACAATTAAATTGCAGTTTGCACAGGCTGCAACCTAGTATACTCCTTACTACAGCTGGCAAAAAAAAAGCAGGTTTGGCATTGTTAAACACTTAAACTTAGTCAAAAGTAAGTAGTAAGCGAAATAATGTGCCGGTATACTTCCTATGACCTCACTTGGTAAGATAAAGAAGTTTAAAAAACCATGATCACATATAAATTTGAATATATGGCTCCGATTATTGGTACtttgtaatatgaacaagggttcccgatcttccgaaaggttctggtaactctcgatttggtggaaacgagacacaagtcgatccggcttccgaacaacacgatccgaaaccccgcaatcgcagcaccacgtctcctctggttatcaaccggcgttgcacggttgacctcgccaagaaggctaaagtgcttgcctgcgaatcgaagaacacaagcaagaacaagaaagaatgcaaccaaattgcagatgaatgattaatctcacgagttggggtctcacaaaccgacgaaatggcgaaactgttcttgacagaataatctaagcaaaacctgccctaacgagagcggcggcggctaataataagggtctaagggtcgtcacaccccctggtcacgcccccctaatgggctcaacgacgatacacggcccaacggaccaaaaatgGTGACGCaacaccgggacagattctggacgctgacttatTTCGatgtttcccgttgactcagaaggaatttggacctcaaaccaactccattggtttccttatgaaattatctttccaaccatatgtgaatcgtcgaaaacggagtccggatgcgtcctgggcgtccgttttactgctcgctggtcctggaggtcgagactgattcggactcgagttggactagacctcctgctgttgttggacatcctagctgctcctccacgcctccaagccttcctctatgtgtctccttgtcctctccataattcctaagcaacacataatcattaggtagtaatctattctcaaaattatataaagagttgcttaggaacgagctcacctctaaatttaattgtcgtgtgcgagctcttgtgattagaccttgaaagttcaatggaggatcattgtatgtatccgagggagtgatgtcctcatcactttgCTACAGAGGGAAGAAagaatatttattcttttgaataTTTTAAGCCCTTCTACAGCTGCATTTACCCTGTATGAGTCACAAGCTTAGAGGCAGCTTGTTTAGAATAATTAAGGAGGCAAGGACAATTTTATCTCTTGTATCTGCATGGACTACATGAATTACATACCAGCTCTCAACATGCAATTATGCAACTATAAAAAATTTGCATGCCAAAATCAGTTGAGAAATTTAAAACTTGTTTGGTTACTGATTAGGATATCCTCCATAATTAACATTATTTTCACTGGATAAAGCCTGATGCTATCTTTTAGTGTGTACAAATCCAACCTGTATAATTTAACACATTAATTTTAACCATGTCCAGCAAAtactttttattttgattttttcgagatgattttgatgatgttaCCAGTTTCTCAGTTCATTTCCATAGCCTATACCTCAGTTCCAGCAAGAGCGCCACTGTGGTCACCTCGTGTTTCCATCGTCGCCACCACAAAGGTGAATGTGATGGGAAATATCATTGCACCTTCATGGCAAAGTTAGCTATACTCAATGGAAGGCATAATGTTACAATCAGATATATGACCATTTTATACATTAGCCAATTCTAAACATATGacaaaaaagttttcaactcaTGGCATGCTGCATTGGTTGCTAcattcttcctttttttccacAAAAAGGATAGCTCAGTTTGGGTGATCACCACTGTCTGCTATGAAGGAACCGGAACCGGGGATGCCTGATGTTTGTATAGACATCCTCGCGGTCTGACCATGGGAGttcaaaactctctgtatagatttcGGTCTAACCGCCATACCCTCGATCCAACCGTgccgcggtctgaccaccatggCACAGAAAGACCTAGTGGCTATCTTTTCATACCGTCGATGAAAATTCGACAAGAGTTACTTCCCAACTGTGAAGAATTCCTTCCcacttcatcaccatcaccttCTCCCTAAGTTTACCGAATCTCGAGAtcagattcttttaaggggggaggtttttCACGTTCCAAAATGCTAATTGCGTAATTAAGCGTGCATCATTATCATGGCATGGCATTTTACACGTTTTATTGTTATTTTGAGTATTTTGTGAGTAAGTGTGTCTTAGGGACCTTTAGGAGAAACCCCGAAGATGTTAGAAAAGAGGAAGAATAGAGAGTTaggaaatttcagcaaaagactGTACCAGCGGTTTGATCGGTAATAGCCGTGATCTGACTGCCAAGGCTAACAACATGGGCTTGCCACGTGGATTTCCTGCGGTTCGACCGAGAGCTcccgcggtctaaccgccagaagCGCAGAGGCTCACTTAAGAGCATCGATcggcctctccctcactctctttctcttttccctctctcactctctagCTCCCCAAACCCTATAGAGAAGGAGAGATCCCCCTCGATGCGTTCGACGACTAGAGATCGACAAAGGAGACCTCCCAAAGCCTTTGAAAGACTTCCCCGAGCTTCATCCTCTCTTCTCCCCTGCCAGGAACACGAGTTCGTCCACCTCAAGCTCACCAACCACTCTAGGAGTCGATCCGCAAATCGAAACCTTCCCGGAGCAAACCCATTCGCTAGGAAGATTCCTCACGCTAAGGTGAGACACCCCCTATAGTTTTCCCGTTGTTTCTAGGGCTCGGAAGCACTAGACCAGTCCCAGTGGCATGCCACAAGGTAGGCCGACCGACCTTGTACCTCATCTGAATCACCGCCGACGATCCCCATCTGATTGAGGTTTGTGTTTCTTGCACCGGCAGATCCCCATCCCCTTGGCCCTCACCGCTGACGGGGTCTTCCATTTCTTCTAGCTCCAGATCTCCAATGGGTGGCTTGAGCTTGTCAGGGAAGCCCTGACCCCTCCTCCACTAAGGTCTGGCGTTTTCCTCTTGTTACGCCCCATCaagcgcccgccgccgccggaggttAGATACGGTTTCCACCTAGCCCGGCCCGCCGGGGAATCGCATTGGTGCTTGTATacaaatttcaaataaataaaaaaatactattatgCGTTTGCAATATTTGTATCAGATGTGTCTTTTCCACTGGTTATTTAAGTAATTCTTAgctctaaaaagaaaaacagccaTTGTATTTCTTCTCCAGTTTGTCTCAGTGATGAGCATTGACTCAAGTTAAACCACCATGCGTGTTTATATAAAGCTGTTTAGCATACTGGTACTCTGAGATAGTACATACACGAACGTGTTAATATAAATTGCAAacttataaaataaaatgaccTAAAGAGTCCAAGTGAGTTCATAATTATCTTATGCGATTTCTCTCTTCGCCGGAGAAAGCTTACGCGGTGCCTGCGCAGGGCTGCTTGTCATTTTAAGCCACAATCAGATATCCTTGTTCCATCTCAAACCAAAGGAAATGGTGCACTGAATTTTATGCAAGGAGATGTCATTGCTCATCAAGCAATCAACGTCAGAGAACAAAAGATGTATCAAAAAGGATTTGACTTGGGCAACTTCTGTTGTCACGGTGGGGCAGCTCGTTTAGAAGTACCATCAGCAACTTAGCAGATTGATTCACAAGGAGGAAAGCCGCAAATACAGTCTCCGCACAAGCATTCACATGATTACATGGTATAGCGTTCCAGGAGCTCCGCCGCTCGCAGCGCAAGGAGTGCTTGAACCTCCCACGCCGGCTCCAGCTTGTGCTCCCGCTCATTTAGGAGATCCACGAGGCCGCGCCGTCCCTCAccgacgccgcctcctcctgTGCTGCCATGACGGCAGCAAGATTTGCCTGGTAACCAAAATTCCTCGAAAATTGATGGATTTTCACAGCAGTTGTTAACTTGTTAAGTCTTGTCATAAGAATATCCTATGGCAAGCTAAAAATCAGGAATTGAACCGAAGAAAGAAGTAAACACCAAATACGCATGAAAATGGTCAAGCTTCAGTTAGACCAGGTAACATATCTTATGGTGACAGTGGTTAGTGGATGCAAATTGATTCAAAATTGCGTATGGAAGATCATGGCAGCAAGGAATTGTATTAATACTGCAGTTTATCCATGTAATCTATCTAAAATTATCCATGGCATGAGTTGCATCGCAGAGAGCATACCTTGAGACGGCTAAAACTGGCAGCAGCCCTTGagcaacaaaaataaaagggGAGTAGAAGTGTAGCTGCAGCGGATGCGAAGGGAGAAGGAGAATAATTATATCACTTGTCTGCTttgcgtatatatatatatatatatatatatatatgagagagagagagagagagagcctcTAGCTTTTGGTGTTTGCTCTGATATCCCTCCTTCTTCCTATTGTgttctttctccttttgttCCCTAAAACACCTGCAGTAAAAAAGGTTAAGCCATGACCAGCAAAATGCAAGCAATGTATGCCAACCATTGTAGCGTCATTTTTATATCTGTTGAATTAATTTTCGTATGATGTAATCACTTTCAGAGCAGCATCCGGTTATAAAGCGGGGCAGATTTAACTTCATTTTGCAGTTTAACAggtaagaagaagaaaattattTTACTGAAACAGAAAGAATATTCAAGTAAGAGATCAATTTCAGGATAGCCAACTTCCAGCTACAAGGTTGGCAAGCTGAAAACACCTTTCTTATTGTGTCAATGCATTGATTCAATCCTGATCAATATAAGTGTAATTTGTAACATGAGTACAGGACTGCAGTCACTGCATGTAATGCAGACATATCCAATATCATAATCTTGCTCCATTTGATTCTGCAACTGTTCAAGGGATAACACCTTGAGCATAATGGCATGACATTCAAGGGGCGTTCAAGGGATTCCAACATGATAAATGTTACATTTGACAAAATTGAGCTATTGCAAGCTTGGCTGAGAGAGCAGTGCTTGTAAAAAACTACTTACATTTCAAATGTTATTGTGGTGGTAGCCATGCACTATCAAATATAAGTTCTAACAGATTCATCAACATCGTcatcgtaaaaaaaaaaagaatattataTACAATTGTTGCAGATTGAACACAACCAGTTTCCTGGAAAGATCTCAATTAGCTGTCTtgagaagagaaaggagaatGGGAAAAAGGCATCCCTTGCATTAACGGCTGCTATGGTACATGTAGTCGCATGCACAAGTGACAACAGTGTGTGCTGTGATCTGAGTTAACCCATGCGAATTTAACCAAGGTTCCACTACAGGAAAGTTCAGATGAGAGCAGACATGAACCATTAGAGATTGAAGCTAATGGCCCAATACATCTGTACACATCAAATTGATCCTTACAGTGTTGAAGTTAAGCTGTACAAAAAGTATGATGCCTAACCTTTAACATTCTCTTATTG
The sequence above is drawn from the Phragmites australis chromosome 10, lpPhrAust1.1, whole genome shotgun sequence genome and encodes:
- the LOC133930053 gene encoding pentatricopeptide repeat-containing protein At4g21065-like, producing MVVIEGGAVGWRRVQRLLGQTMLPSVLSKSTTPASPARLQRLLPSSLHTTTPLPPAAIGAPSAPPSGAPHLFSTRPSCDYYAATLRSCVAARAVRPGRQLHARLIVSGLSLDAALSTRLVDLYASCGHVSHARSLFDGMPKENVFLWNVLIRAYAREGPREAALQLYRAMLAHGGVEPDNFTYPPVLKACAALLDLGTGREVHQRVARTRWAADVFVRAGLVDMYAKCGCVDEARAVFDGTAVRDAVVWNSMITACGQNGRPMEALSLCRDMAAEGVGPTIATLVSAVSAAADAAALPRGRELHGYGWRRGFGLHDKLKTSLLDMYAKSGLVRMARVLFEQLMHRELVSWNAMICGYGMHGHADKALGLLSKMRSEAEVMPDNITFVGVLSACNHGGMVEEAKEFFDLMVNVYSIKPTVQHYTCLVDVLGHSGRFKEAYDLIKGMSVEPDSGIWGALLNGCKIHKNVELGELALQKLIEMEPEDAGNYVLLSNIYAQSGKWEEAATVRKLMTNRGLKKITACSWIELKGKSHGFLVGDASHPRSGEIYAELERLEGLMSQAGYVPDTRPVFHNVEDDEKRNMVRSHSERLAIAFGLISTPPGTKLLVTKNLRVCEDCHVVIKLISQIVQREIIIRDVNRYHHFVNGECSCKDHW